Below is a window of Primulina eburnea isolate SZY01 unplaced genomic scaffold, ASM2296580v1 ctg973_ERROPOS1174311, whole genome shotgun sequence DNA.
CAATCATGTATGGACTCTCGGGTATTCCGTGCTCTAAAAATGGTTGAAAATTTGATGTATTGATATTAAAAAGGACTAGAATTGCAGCATGCCATCCTATTATCTATCAAAGTTCCTTTTTGAGTAGACGCAGCTTATATTCATGATGCACGAATTGTACACATTTATTCAGAAAGCAAGCTTCGGCTGATGGTTTTACTCTCCAGCTTCAAATAGGCTAGCTTGTCAAGAAGAATCCTTAATTTTATGCAAACAGAAAAATTTATTATCACTGTTTTCTACGCTACCGGCAAGAAACATTAAGTTAAGTGCATACTCAAGTCTACAATTCGATGCATTTGTTTTCCCATTGGGATCAAATGAACCAGCTTCCACTGCATAAAAATGCTTGTAGGCACCCACGTCTCATTTCTTGAAttcagaagaattgaagtaagGATCCCGGAGGTCTGATTCAAGGGCAGTTTCACCAAATTCACTTGTTTCTAGAAAAGAAAAGGACTCCAAATACATAGTTTTTCCTTTTGATGAACTTAATCTGACAAAGATACTGATCAAGCACTTCTGCTATTCGCCTCACTCTCCATATGATCATCATAACTTGTGGAGCTCTCCTGTGCATGCTCTACAACTCTATTCTGCAGCAAAGTATCATATCGTTTAGCACTCAGTCTTCGATTATTATTACCTTTTGCAATATTTTCTCCTACCTGTCtgaacaaaataataaaatacctGCATTTTAAGGGaattatcattatttattgAGTCGGTATTTTGTTGCCTTTTCACAGGAGAACCTATAACCATAGACTTCTTATCTGGCGCCGATCCATTCTCTTTTAAGAACCCATTTTCTAAATTCAAAGCCGAAATGTTCCGAAGTTGTTTCCCATTCGTTGTCTCAGAGCAAGAACTTGCAGTATCAATGAGACAGTCCGATTTTCTAGTCGTAGAACTCCTTGAAAGACGAGAAACAGGCCGCGCGATGATTGATCCTGAATTAGTTTCACTTTGTGACAAGGATCTTGAGTGCCTTTTACCCGAGGATGATCTCAGATCATCTGCACTCTTTTTGGAGGACAAGCAGACGGCTTCCTGATAAAGGCCTTGTCTAAAATTCAACACTTGTTCTTCCAGCCGAACCACCTCCTCTTCTAACACAGCCACCTCGGCTAGAAGCTCGAGTGTCTGCAATATAATGCACCAAACAGCAAATCAATTAACCAATTCATCTAGGACTTACCAAGAAAATATAACCAGACTCAGAAC
It encodes the following:
- the LOC140822629 gene encoding uncharacterized protein isoform X1, which codes for MNGRFGTIINSKKPPLFPQNGKKREMEGGKLRKADKTRANRRRSATERKLTLSEDVDNLKKKLRQEENVHRALERAFNRPLGALPRLPPYLPQYTLELLAEVAVLEEEVVRLEEQVLNFRQGLYQEAVCLSSKKSADDLRSSSGKRHSRSLSQSETNSGSIIARPVSRLSRSSTTRKSDCLIDTASSCSETTNGKQLRNISALNLENGFLKENGSAPDKKSMVIGSPVKRQQNTDSINNDNSLKMQNRVVEHAQESSTSYDDHMESEANSRSA
- the LOC140822629 gene encoding uncharacterized protein isoform X2, encoding MNGRFGTIINSKKPPLFPQNGKKREMEGGKLRKADKTRANRRRSATERKLTLSEDVDNLKKKLRQEENVHRALERAFNRPLGALPRLPPYLPQYTLELLAEVAVLEEEVVRLEEQVLNFRQGLYQEAVCLSSKKSADDLRSSSGKRHSRSLSQSETNSGSIIARPVSRLSRSSTTRKSDCLIDTASSCSETTNGKQLRNISALNLENGFLKENGSAPDKKSMVIGSPVKRQQNTDSINNDNSLKMQSCRACTGELHKL